In Nitrosarchaeum koreense MY1, one genomic interval encodes:
- a CDS encoding peptidylprolyl isomerase has protein sequence MSNKIKCSHILVTKQSEAIVIHERLKKGEKFGKLAKELSIDSGSAKRDGNLGYFTKGMMVKPFEEAAFKLQIGEMSEPIKSEFGYHIIKRFG, from the coding sequence ATGTCAAATAAAATCAAATGCTCTCATATTTTAGTAACAAAACAGAGTGAAGCAATTGTAATACATGAACGTCTAAAAAAAGGCGAAAAATTTGGAAAACTAGCCAAAGAGCTATCCATTGATTCAGGTAGTGCAAAAAGAGACGGCAATTTAGGATATTTTACAAAAGGAATGATGGTAAAACCATTCGAAGAGGCTGCATTCAAATTACAAATTGGAGAGATGTCTGAACCAATTAAATCAGAATTTGGATATCACATCATTAAAAGATTCGGATAA
- a CDS encoding response regulator: protein MKKSKRVVIVDDNIDITEVFADIFELTGNKVVGIGHDGRDALELFLKHKPDFIFIDVMMPVMNGIEALKAIKENEPNAKVIMVTADNSTNTIKELEKLNATAIIFKPFKIEDIINIIEKFED, encoded by the coding sequence GTGAAAAAATCCAAACGAGTAGTAATTGTTGATGACAATATTGACATTACAGAAGTTTTTGCAGATATTTTTGAGTTAACAGGTAACAAAGTGGTAGGGATCGGTCACGATGGGAGAGATGCTTTAGAATTATTTCTGAAGCACAAACCGGACTTTATTTTCATTGATGTAATGATGCCTGTGATGAATGGAATAGAGGCCTTGAAAGCAATTAAAGAAAATGAGCCAAACGCCAAGGTAATAATGGTCACCGCGGATAATAGCACAAATACAATAAAGGAATTAGAAAAACTTAATGCAACGGCAATAATCTTCAAGCCGTTTAAAATTGAAGACATTATTAACATCATTGAAAAATTTGAAGATTAA
- a CDS encoding response regulator transcription factor gives MNGSVILIDDDEDILELLSEYLLLEDFNIMGTGTDGLQAVNLYTKLKPDFVLMDIAMPNYDGLYGLEHIKKIDSNASVIVLTGNSDKSITQKIMQLKPTMVLEKPYPVEKLVSLLKSIKNPIPS, from the coding sequence ATGAATGGCTCAGTAATACTAATTGACGACGACGAAGATATCTTGGAATTACTCTCTGAATATCTCCTTCTTGAAGATTTTAATATTATGGGAACTGGCACTGATGGATTACAAGCAGTTAATTTGTATACAAAATTAAAACCTGACTTTGTATTGATGGATATTGCAATGCCTAATTATGATGGATTATATGGTCTAGAACACATCAAAAAAATTGATTCAAATGCTTCTGTAATAGTATTGACTGGAAATAGTGATAAATCAATAACTCAAAAAATTATGCAATTAAAACCGACCATGGTTTTAGAAAAACCATATCCAGTTGAAAAACTAGTGAGTCTTTTAAAGTCTATAAAGAATCCTATTCCCTCTTGA